The following are encoded in a window of Brassica oleracea var. oleracea cultivar TO1000 unplaced genomic scaffold, BOL UnpScaffold00861, whole genome shotgun sequence genomic DNA:
- the LOC106320255 gene encoding outer envelope pore protein 24B, chloroplastic, with protein MMKASVKGKYDGDKSTGVGSIAFNAGDLKLRAIMTDATLVAGPTLNGLSLAVEKPGFFIVEYNVPKKDVRFQFMNTVRIAEKPLNLTYIHSRADNRTIVDGSLLIDPSNKLSVNHMVGTNNCKLKYTYAHGKIATFEPCYDFAKNAWDFSVSRRVYGDDVVKATYQTSSKLLGMEWSRTSKSTGSFKVCASVNLAEEVKTPKLTAETTWNLEM; from the exons ATGATGAAAGCTTCAGTCAAAGGCAAGTACGATGGCGACAAGAGCACCGGAGTTGGTTCCATCGCCTTCAACGCCGGCGATCTTAAGCTACGCGCCATCATGACCGATGCAACCCTCGTCGCTGGGCCTACCTTGAACGGCCTCTCTCTCGCCGTGGAGAAGCCTGGTTTCTTCATCGTCGAGTACAACGTCCCCAAGAAA GATGTTAGGTTTCAGTTCATGAACACAGTAAGGATTGCTGAGAAGCCATTGAATCTGACTTACATACATAGCAGAGCTGATAACAGAACAATCGTGGATGGGAGCCTTTTGATTGATCCTTCTAACAAACTCTCTGTTAATCACATGGTGGGAACAAACAACTGTAAGCTTAAGTATACTTATGCTCATGGGAAGATTGCTACGTTCGAGCCGTGCTACGACTTTGCCAAAAACGCCTGGGATTTTTCGGTTTCCCGCAGAGTTTATGGTGATGATGTTGTCAAGGCTACTTATCAGACGTCTAGTAAGTTGCTTGGTATGGAGTGGTCCAGGACCTCCAAATCCACTGGATCTTTCAAG GTATGTGCGTCTGTGAATCTGGCGGAGGAAGTGAAAACGCCCAAATTGACTGCAGAAACCACATGGAACCTTGAAATGTAA